The following are encoded together in the Brassica napus cultivar Da-Ae chromosome A9, Da-Ae, whole genome shotgun sequence genome:
- the LOC125577817 gene encoding endoglucanase 6 isoform X1 — MEKFASVAALLLLLSFPVAFSGHDYGQALSKSLLFFEAQRSGVLPRNQRVTWRSHSGLTDGKSSGVNLVGGYYDAGDNVKFGLPMAFTVTMMAWSVIEYGNQLAANGELGHSIDAIKWGTDYFIKAHPEPNVLYGEVGDGNTDHYCWQRPEEMTTDRKAYRIDPSNPGSDLAGETAAAMAAASIVFRRSNPAYSRLLLTHAYQLFDFADKYRGKYDSSITVARKYYGSVSGYNDELLWAAAWLYQASNNQFYLDYLGRNGDSMGGTGWSMTEFGWDVKYAGVQTLVAKFLMQGKAGRHTAVFQKFQQKADFFMCSLLGKGSRNIQKTPGGLIFRQRWNNMQFVTSASFLTTVYSDYLTSSRSNLRCSAGNVAPSQLLSFAKSQVDYILGDNPRATSYMVGYGNNFPQRVHHRGSSIVSYKVDRSFVTCRGGYATWFSRKGSDPNLLTGAIVGGPDAYDNFADRRDNYEQTEPATYNNAPLLGVLARLSSGHSGYSQLLPAAVPAPVVVRRPMPIRKPRVTSPVRASGPVAIVQKMTGSWVSKGRTYYRYSTTVINKSPRALKSLNLSIKNLYGPIWGLSRSGNSFGLPSWMHSLQSGKSLEFVYIHSTTPANVAVSSYTLA, encoded by the exons ATGGAGAAGTTTGCGTCCGTGGCTGCCCTGCTACTGCTTCTTTCTTTTCCGGTAGCTTTCTCTGGTCATGATTACGGCCAAGCTCTTTCTAAGAGTCTCCTCTTTTTCGAAGCTCAGAGATCTGGTGTCCTCCCTCGTAACCAAAGAGTCACTTGGCGCTCTCACTCCGGTCTCACCGACGGCAAATCCAGCGGA gtgAATCTGGTCGGAGGCTACTACGACGCCGGAGATAATGTGAAATTTGGACTTCCGATGGCTTTCACGGTGACGATGATGGCGTGGAGCGTCATTGAATACGGCAACCAGTTAGCGGCCAACGGCGAGCTAGGCCACTCCATTGATGCCATTAAATGGGGTACTGATTACTTCATCAAAGCCCATCCTGAGCCCAACGTCCTTTACGGCGag gtTGGAGACGGCAACACCGACCATTACTGTTGGCAGAGACCGGAAGAAATGACGACGGACAGGAAAGCTTACCGGATAGATCCAAGTAATCCCGGGTCGGATCTAGCAGGAGAAACAGCAGCTGCGATGGCGGCAGCTTCAATAGTCTTCCGCCGATCTAACCCTGCTTACTCTAGGCTTCTACTCACTCACGCTTATCAG CTGTTTGATTTCGCGGACAAATACAGAGGAAAATACGACAGCAGCATCACCGTCGCTCGTAAATACTACGGATCCGTCAGTGGTTACAAT gaCGAGTTACTTTGGGCTGCCGCGTGGCTATACCAAGCATCCAACAACCAGTTCTACTTGGATTACTTGGGTCGTAACGGTGACTCCATGGGTGGTACCGGTTGGTCCATGACCGAGTTTGGTTGGGACGTCAAGTACGCTGGTGTTCAAACCCTTGTCGCCAAG TTCTTGATGCAAGGGAAAGCAGGACGTCACACGGCTGTGTTTCAGAAGTTTCAACAGAAAGCTGATTTCTTTATGTGTTCCTTGTTGGGTAAAGGCTCCCGAAACATTCAGAAGACTCCCGGTGGTTTGATTTTCCGACAGCGTTGGAACAACATGCAGTTTGTCACCAGCGCTTCCTTCTTGACCACCGTTTACTCTGATTACTTAACTTCCTCTCGAAGCAACTTGAGATGCTCTGCTGGCAACGTCGCTCCTTCCCAGCTTCTTTCATTCGCTAAATCACAGGTTGATTATATTCTTGGAGATAACCCGAGAGCTACTAGCTACATGGTTGGTTACGGTAACAACTTCCCTCAGAGAGTTCACCACCGTGGCTCCTCCATCGTCTCTTACAAGGTTGACCGTTCATTTGTCACCTGCCGTGGTGGTTACGCCACGTGGTTCAGCCGTAAAGGCAGTGATCCTAACCTCCTCACTGGCGCTATTGTCGGCGGTCCTGATGCTTACGACAATTTCGCTGACAGGAGAGATAACTATGAGCAGACTGAGCCTGCTACTTACAACAATGCACCACTCCTTGGTGTTCTTGCTCGTCTCAGCAGTGGTCATTCCGGTTACAGCCAGCTTCTTCCAG CAGCGGTTCCTGCTCCTGTTGTTGTCCGAAGACCAATGCCTATTCGTAAACCGAGAGTGACTTCCCCGGTCCGAG CTTCTGGTCCAGTGGCTATAGTTCAGAAGATGACAGGTTCATGGGTCTCAAAGGGAAGGACTTACTACAGATACTCAACAACTGTGATCAACAAATCACCTAGAGCTCTTAAAAGTCTTAACCTTTCAATCAAGAATCTCTACGGACCAATCTGGGGACTCTCTAGATCAGGAAACTCATTCGGTTTACCTTCCTGGATGCACTCATTGCAATCCGGAAAGTCCCTAGAGTTCGTCTACATTCACTCTACAACGCCCGCCAATGTCGCGGTTTCAAGCTACACGTTGGCTTGA
- the LOC125577817 gene encoding endoglucanase 6 isoform X2, which translates to MEKFASVAALLLLLSFPVAFSGHDYGQALSKSLLFFEAQRSGVLPRNQRVTWRSHSGLTDGKSSGVNLVGGYYDAGDNVKFGLPMAFTVTMMAWSVIEYGNQLAANGELGHSIDAIKWGTDYFIKAHPEPNVLYGEVGDGNTDHYCWQRPEEMTTDRKAYRIDPSNPGSDLAGETAAAMAAASIVFRRSNPAYSRLLLTHAYQLFDFADKYRGKYDSSITVARKYYGSVSGYNDELLWAAAWLYQASNNQFYLDYLGRNGDSMGGTGWSMTEFGWDVKYAGVQTLVAKFLMQGKAGRHTAVFQKFQQKADFFMCSLLGKGSRNIQKTPGGLIFRQRWNNMQFVTSASFLTTVYSDYLTSSRSNLRCSAGNVAPSQLLSFAKSQVDYILGDNPRATSYMVGYGNNFPQRVHHRGSSIVSYKVDRSFVTCRGGYATWFSRKGSDPNLLTGAIVGGPDAYDNFADRRDNYEQTEPATYNNAPLLGVLARLSSGHSGYSQLLPAVPAPVVVRRPMPIRKPRVTSPVRASGPVAIVQKMTGSWVSKGRTYYRYSTTVINKSPRALKSLNLSIKNLYGPIWGLSRSGNSFGLPSWMHSLQSGKSLEFVYIHSTTPANVAVSSYTLA; encoded by the exons ATGGAGAAGTTTGCGTCCGTGGCTGCCCTGCTACTGCTTCTTTCTTTTCCGGTAGCTTTCTCTGGTCATGATTACGGCCAAGCTCTTTCTAAGAGTCTCCTCTTTTTCGAAGCTCAGAGATCTGGTGTCCTCCCTCGTAACCAAAGAGTCACTTGGCGCTCTCACTCCGGTCTCACCGACGGCAAATCCAGCGGA gtgAATCTGGTCGGAGGCTACTACGACGCCGGAGATAATGTGAAATTTGGACTTCCGATGGCTTTCACGGTGACGATGATGGCGTGGAGCGTCATTGAATACGGCAACCAGTTAGCGGCCAACGGCGAGCTAGGCCACTCCATTGATGCCATTAAATGGGGTACTGATTACTTCATCAAAGCCCATCCTGAGCCCAACGTCCTTTACGGCGag gtTGGAGACGGCAACACCGACCATTACTGTTGGCAGAGACCGGAAGAAATGACGACGGACAGGAAAGCTTACCGGATAGATCCAAGTAATCCCGGGTCGGATCTAGCAGGAGAAACAGCAGCTGCGATGGCGGCAGCTTCAATAGTCTTCCGCCGATCTAACCCTGCTTACTCTAGGCTTCTACTCACTCACGCTTATCAG CTGTTTGATTTCGCGGACAAATACAGAGGAAAATACGACAGCAGCATCACCGTCGCTCGTAAATACTACGGATCCGTCAGTGGTTACAAT gaCGAGTTACTTTGGGCTGCCGCGTGGCTATACCAAGCATCCAACAACCAGTTCTACTTGGATTACTTGGGTCGTAACGGTGACTCCATGGGTGGTACCGGTTGGTCCATGACCGAGTTTGGTTGGGACGTCAAGTACGCTGGTGTTCAAACCCTTGTCGCCAAG TTCTTGATGCAAGGGAAAGCAGGACGTCACACGGCTGTGTTTCAGAAGTTTCAACAGAAAGCTGATTTCTTTATGTGTTCCTTGTTGGGTAAAGGCTCCCGAAACATTCAGAAGACTCCCGGTGGTTTGATTTTCCGACAGCGTTGGAACAACATGCAGTTTGTCACCAGCGCTTCCTTCTTGACCACCGTTTACTCTGATTACTTAACTTCCTCTCGAAGCAACTTGAGATGCTCTGCTGGCAACGTCGCTCCTTCCCAGCTTCTTTCATTCGCTAAATCACAGGTTGATTATATTCTTGGAGATAACCCGAGAGCTACTAGCTACATGGTTGGTTACGGTAACAACTTCCCTCAGAGAGTTCACCACCGTGGCTCCTCCATCGTCTCTTACAAGGTTGACCGTTCATTTGTCACCTGCCGTGGTGGTTACGCCACGTGGTTCAGCCGTAAAGGCAGTGATCCTAACCTCCTCACTGGCGCTATTGTCGGCGGTCCTGATGCTTACGACAATTTCGCTGACAGGAGAGATAACTATGAGCAGACTGAGCCTGCTACTTACAACAATGCACCACTCCTTGGTGTTCTTGCTCGTCTCAGCAGTGGTCATTCCGGTTACAGCCAGCTTCTTCCAG CGGTTCCTGCTCCTGTTGTTGTCCGAAGACCAATGCCTATTCGTAAACCGAGAGTGACTTCCCCGGTCCGAG CTTCTGGTCCAGTGGCTATAGTTCAGAAGATGACAGGTTCATGGGTCTCAAAGGGAAGGACTTACTACAGATACTCAACAACTGTGATCAACAAATCACCTAGAGCTCTTAAAAGTCTTAACCTTTCAATCAAGAATCTCTACGGACCAATCTGGGGACTCTCTAGATCAGGAAACTCATTCGGTTTACCTTCCTGGATGCACTCATTGCAATCCGGAAAGTCCCTAGAGTTCGTCTACATTCACTCTACAACGCCCGCCAATGTCGCGGTTTCAAGCTACACGTTGGCTTGA
- the LOC125577816 gene encoding long chain acyl-CoA synthetase 3, with the protein MATDRFIVEVEKGKEGVDGGSPSVGSVYRSIYAKDGFPEPADDLLSCWDIFRLSAEKSPDNPMLGRREIVDGKAGKYVWQTYKEVYDIVIKLGNSIRTIGVGKGEKCGIYGANSPEWIISMEACNAHGLYCVPLYDTLGAGAIEFIICHAEVSLAFSEEKKISELLKTAPNSTKYLKNIVSFGEVSNVQRAEAERHGLSIYSWDQFLKLGEGKHYELPEKKRSDICTIMYTSGTTGDPKGVLLTNESIIYLLEGVKKLLKTINEELTSKDVYLSYLPLAHIFDRVIEELFIYEAASIGFWRGDVKILVEDIAALKPTIFCAVPRVLERIYNGLQQKLSDGGFLKKTLFNFAFNYKHNNMVKGKAHEQAAPIFDKIVFKKVKEGLGGRVRLILSGAAPLAAHIESFLRVVACAHVLQGYGLTESCGGTFVSIPNELQMLGTVGPPVPNVDIRLESVPEMGYDALASKPRGEICIRGKTLFSGYYKREDLTQEVFIDGWLHTGDIGEWQPDGAMKIIDRKKNIFKLSQGEYVAVENLENIYSHVAAIESIWVYGNSYESYLVAVVCPSKIQIEHWAKEHNVSGDFETICQNQKTKEFILGEFNRVAKDKKLKGFELIKGVHLDTVPFDMERDLITPSYKKKRPQLLKYYQKEIDEMYNKTKN; encoded by the exons ATGGCGACGGATCGGTTCATTGTTGAGGTTGAGAAGGGAAAAGAAGGCGTAGATGGAGGAAGTCCGTCGGTCGGTTCGGTTTACCGGAGTATCTACGCCAAAGACGGTTTTCCTGAACCTGCCGATGATCTCCTCAGTTGCTGGGATATTTTCCG CTTATCTGCGGAGAAATCTCCAGATAATCCTATGCTTGGTCGTAGAGAAATTGTTGATGGAAAA GCAGGGAAATATGTATGGCAAACTTACAAAGAAGTATATGATATAGTGATCAAGCTTGGAAACTCTATCCGGACTATTGGAGTTGGAAAA GGAGAGAAATGTGGTATTTATGGCGCCAATAGTCCTGAATGGATTATAAGCATGGAG gCTTGCAACGCTCATGGACTCTACTGTGTACCTCTGTATGACACTCTTG GTGCTGGAGCAATAGAATTCATCATTTGTCATGCTGAGGTTTCACTTGCTTTTTCTGAGGAGAAAAAGATTTCTGAG TTATTGAAGACAGCTCCAAAttcaacaaaatatttgaaga ATATTGTGAGCTTTGGGGAGGTTTCAAATGTGCAAAGAGCAGAAGCTGAGAGGCACGGATTATCGATATATTCATGGGACCAATTCTTGAAGCTT GGTGAGGGTAAACATTATGAGTTACCAGAGAAGAAAAGAAGCGACATTTGCACTATAATGTATACAAGTGGCACAACTGGTGATCCTAAAGGAGTCTTGCTCACAAATGAGAGCATTATTTATCTACTTGAAGGTGTTAAAAAGTTGCTTAAAACTATCAATGAAGAG TTAACCAGTAAAGATGTTTACCTCTCATATCTACCTCTGGCTCATATCTTCGATCGCGTGATTGAGgagttatttatatatgaagccGCCTCCATAGGATTTTGGAGAGGG GATGTTAAGATTTTAGTTGAAGACATTGCTGCTTTGAAACCGACTATTTTCTGCGCTGTTCCTCGCGTGCTAGAGAGGATATACAACG GTCTTCAGCAGAAACTTTCTGATGGTGGTTTCTTAAAGAAGACCTTATTTAACTTTGCCTTCAACTA CAAACATAATAACATGGTGAAAGGGAAAGCTCATGAACAAGCAGCTCCAATCTTTGACAAAATTGTATTTAAGAAG GTAAAAGAAGGATTAGGAGGAAGAGTGCGTCTAATCCTCTCAGGAGCAGCTCCTCTTGCAGCTCACATCGAATCTTTCCTTAGAGTTGTCGCATGTGCTCATGTTCTCCAAGGATACG GTCTAACGGAGAGTTGTGGTGGGACATTTGTATCGATTCCAAATGAGCTTCAAATGCTTGGAACGGTTGGCCCACCGGTTCCAAACGTTGACATAAGGCTCGAGTCAGTTCCAGAGATGGGTTACGACGCTCTTGCTAGCAAGCCACGTGGAGAGATTTGCATAAGAGGAAAGACTTTGTTCTCTGGATATTACAAACGTGAAGATCTCACTCAAGAAGTCTTCATTGATGGATGGCTTCACACTGGTGATATCGGTGAATGGCAACCTGATGGAGCCATGAAAATCATCGACAGAAAGAAGAACATCTTTAAACTCTCACAAGGAGAATACGTTGCGGTTGAGAACTTGGAAAACATTTACAGCCACGTAGCCGCCATTGAATCG atATGGGTATATGGAAACAGCTATGAGTCTTACTTAGTGGCAGTGGTCTGTCCAAGCAAGATACAGATCGAACATTGGGCTAAAGAACACAACGTTTCAGGAGATTTTGAGACTATCTGTCAAAACCAAAAGACCAAAGAGTTTATCCTTGGAGAGTTCAACAGAGTAGCCAAAGACAAAAAG CTGAAGGGATTTGAGCTGATAAAAGGTGTTCACTTGGACACAGTTCCATTCGACATGGAAAGAGATCTCATCACACCTTCTTACAAGAAGAAAAGGCCTCAGCTTCTCAAGTACTATCAG AAAGAGATTGATGAAATGTATAACAAGACAAAGAACTGA